Proteins from one Pseudomonas grandcourensis genomic window:
- a CDS encoding toll/interleukin-1 receptor domain-containing protein, whose translation MPVFISYRHMDRAYAININARLMQANIKTYLDVLDAESQTTDDITGVITRNISECTHLLAVVSEKTALSWWVPFEIGEATITNRRICSFKTGPTELPLYLDKWPKLTNDRDIEFFIDAYRNESTLKRSMSLDSVTGSESVRSVNKSNADRFHADLKSRVIRGF comes from the coding sequence ATGCCAGTGTTTATCAGCTACCGCCACATGGACCGCGCCTACGCGATCAACATCAACGCGCGCCTGATGCAGGCCAACATCAAGACCTACCTCGACGTACTGGATGCTGAATCCCAGACCACCGATGACATCACCGGGGTGATCACCCGCAACATCAGCGAATGCACGCACCTGCTGGCAGTGGTGTCGGAGAAAACCGCGCTGTCCTGGTGGGTGCCGTTCGAAATCGGCGAGGCGACCATCACCAACCGACGCATCTGCTCGTTCAAGACCGGCCCCACAGAGTTGCCGCTGTACCTCGATAAATGGCCGAAGCTGACCAACGACAGGGACATCGAGTTCTTTATTGATGCCTATCGCAACGAGTCGACGCTCAAGCGCTCGATGTCACTGGATTCGGTGACCGGTAGCGAGTCGGTGCGCAGCGTCAACAAGTCCAATGCGGATCGCTTTCACGCCGACCTCAAGTCCCGAGTCATCCGCGGCTTTTAA
- a CDS encoding caspase family protein, protein MRKGLFIGINDYTHVSRLSGCSNDAMAMASVLKTDANGDPNFKNIVLTSAEDYLSREKLEDQIRELFSGDCNVALLYFAGHGSFDTDTDEGMLIPQDYKSAKDGIRLSDILNWASKATKIKNKVIILDCCQSGSAGELRALRSEGSVVGEGMTILTACKKEEPAMEGGQHGVFTGLLLQALHGGAANILGKITPGSLYSFVDNALDAWEQRPVFKTNVSQFISLREVSPLIPKEILRKLPEWFAEAESVYPLAPSFEPTEPEFNPEQGEVFAQLQKCNRHSLVEPVDAEHMYYAAIHATGCRLTALGAYYRELAIKGHF, encoded by the coding sequence ATGCGCAAGGGACTGTTTATCGGCATCAACGACTACACCCATGTGTCGCGCCTGAGCGGTTGCAGCAATGACGCCATGGCCATGGCCTCGGTATTGAAGACAGACGCCAATGGCGATCCGAACTTCAAGAACATCGTACTGACGTCCGCCGAGGACTACCTGAGCCGGGAAAAACTCGAAGACCAGATCCGCGAGCTGTTTTCCGGGGACTGCAATGTCGCCCTGCTGTATTTCGCCGGCCACGGCAGTTTCGACACCGACACCGACGAAGGCATGTTGATCCCGCAGGATTACAAGAGCGCCAAGGACGGGATTCGCCTCAGCGACATTCTCAATTGGGCGAGCAAGGCCACGAAGATCAAAAACAAAGTGATCATTCTCGATTGTTGCCAGAGCGGCTCGGCCGGCGAGCTGCGCGCCTTGCGCAGTGAAGGCAGCGTGGTCGGCGAAGGCATGACCATTCTGACCGCCTGCAAAAAGGAAGAACCGGCGATGGAGGGAGGGCAGCACGGCGTGTTCACCGGATTGTTGCTCCAGGCCCTGCACGGCGGAGCAGCGAACATCTTGGGCAAGATCACCCCCGGCAGCCTTTATTCGTTTGTCGACAACGCCCTCGATGCCTGGGAACAGCGTCCGGTGTTCAAGACCAACGTCTCGCAGTTCATTTCCCTGCGCGAAGTGTCGCCGCTGATCCCCAAGGAGATCCTGCGCAAACTCCCCGAATGGTTCGCCGAAGCGGAGTCGGTGTACCCCCTCGCCCCCAGCTTTGAGCCCACCGAACCCGAGTTCAACCCGGAACAGGGCGAGGTCTTCGCGCAGTTGCAAAAGTGCAACCGCCACAGCCTGGTCGAACCGGTGGACGCCGAACACATGTACTACGCCGCCATCCACGCCACCGGCTGCCGCCTCACCGCCCTCGGCGCCTATTACCGCGAACTCGCGATCAAGGGACATTTCTGA
- a CDS encoding TIR domain-containing protein, which yields MQTYHLFISHSWNYSDAHDNLVRLLNAKPGFTYKNFSVPPDNPIVGAKTDKQLEEAIENKIRPCSAVLIMAGMYSTYSKWINKEIEIAKRMGKVIIAIKPFGAERISTVVRDAAHAECAWNTNSIIDAIRKHTAV from the coding sequence ATGCAAACCTACCACCTGTTCATCAGCCACTCGTGGAACTACTCCGACGCCCACGACAATCTCGTGCGTTTGCTAAACGCCAAGCCCGGTTTCACCTACAAGAATTTTTCGGTGCCACCGGACAACCCGATTGTCGGCGCGAAAACCGACAAACAACTTGAGGAGGCCATCGAAAACAAGATCCGCCCGTGTTCGGCGGTATTGATCATGGCCGGGATGTACTCCACTTACAGCAAGTGGATCAACAAGGAAATCGAGATCGCCAAGCGCATGGGCAAGGTGATCATTGCGATCAAGCCGTTCGGTGCCGAGCGTATTTCCACGGTGGTACGTGACGCGGCACATGCCGAATGTGCATGGAACACCAACAGCATCATCGATGCGATTCGCAAGCATACGGCGGTGTAA
- the rsgA gene encoding small ribosomal subunit biogenesis GTPase RsgA yields the protein MAKRQLNRRQNWRIEKIQGERAARAAKRESSAVEALEGGDLGPEQHGLVIAHFGVQVEVEARDGELAGQVFRCHLRANLPALVTGDQVVWRAGNQGIGVIVAQLPRNTELCRPDSRGQLKPVAANVDMIVIVFAPLPEPHANLIDRYLVAAEHAGIKPLLLLNKFDLIDENNAPALNALLAVYRTLGYPVLEVSAHHGNGMEQLQTQLDGRISVFVGQSGVGKSSLVNSLLPDVETRVGPLSELSGQGTHTTTTARLFHFPGGGELIDSPGIREFGLGHVSRADVEAGFIEFNDLLGTCRFRDCKHDREPGCALLKALEDGRVQQQRMNSYRSIIASLPENGY from the coding sequence ATGGCCAAACGCCAACTCAATCGTCGTCAAAACTGGCGCATCGAAAAGATTCAGGGCGAACGCGCTGCCCGCGCCGCCAAACGCGAGTCCTCGGCTGTCGAGGCGCTTGAGGGCGGCGATCTGGGCCCGGAACAGCACGGCCTGGTGATCGCGCACTTCGGCGTGCAGGTCGAAGTCGAGGCCCGCGACGGCGAACTGGCCGGCCAGGTGTTCCGTTGCCACCTGCGCGCCAACCTGCCGGCGCTGGTGACCGGCGATCAGGTGGTCTGGCGTGCCGGCAACCAGGGTATCGGCGTGATCGTGGCGCAACTGCCGCGTAACACCGAGCTGTGCCGCCCGGACAGCCGTGGTCAGCTCAAGCCTGTGGCGGCCAACGTCGACATGATCGTCATCGTGTTTGCACCGCTGCCCGAGCCCCACGCCAACCTGATCGACCGCTACCTGGTGGCGGCCGAGCATGCGGGCATCAAGCCGTTGTTGCTGCTGAACAAATTCGACCTGATTGACGAAAACAACGCACCTGCGCTGAATGCCTTGCTCGCGGTATACCGCACACTGGGTTATCCGGTGCTGGAAGTGTCGGCGCATCATGGCAACGGCATGGAGCAGTTGCAGACGCAGCTGGACGGACGCATCAGCGTGTTCGTCGGCCAGTCAGGTGTCGGCAAGTCGTCGCTGGTCAACAGCCTGCTGCCGGATGTCGAAACCCGCGTCGGCCCGTTGTCCGAACTGTCCGGTCAGGGCACCCACACCACCACTACCGCGCGGTTGTTCCACTTCCCCGGCGGCGGTGAGTTGATCGACTCCCCGGGTATCCGCGAATTCGGTCTGGGCCACGTCAGCCGTGCCGACGTCGAAGCCGGCTTCATCGAGTTCAACGACCTGCTCGGCACCTGCCGCTTCCGTGACTGCAAGCATGACCGCGAACCCGGTTGCGCCCTGCTCAAGGCCCTTGAAGACGGCCGTGTGCAGCAGCAACGGATGAACAGCTACCGCTCGATCATCGCCAGCCTGCCGGAAAACGGCTACTAA
- the orn gene encoding oligoribonuclease, which produces MQNPQNLIWIDLEMTGLNPDTDVIIEMATIVTDSDLNTLAEGPVIAIHHSDEILAGMDEWNTRQHGGSGLTQRVRDSRISMAEAEAETIAFLEKWVPKGKSPICGNSICQDRRFLYTHMKSLESYFHYRNLDVSTLKELAARWAPDVRDSFKKGSTHLALDDIRESIAELQHYRKHFIKF; this is translated from the coding sequence ATGCAAAACCCACAGAACCTGATCTGGATCGACCTGGAAATGACCGGTCTGAACCCGGACACCGACGTCATCATCGAAATGGCCACCATCGTCACCGACAGTGACCTGAACACCCTGGCCGAAGGCCCGGTGATCGCCATTCACCACAGTGACGAAATCCTCGCTGGCATGGATGAGTGGAACACCCGTCAGCACGGCGGTTCCGGGCTGACCCAGCGAGTTCGCGACAGCCGCATCAGCATGGCTGAAGCCGAAGCCGAAACCATCGCATTCCTGGAAAAGTGGGTGCCCAAGGGCAAGTCGCCGATCTGCGGCAACAGCATCTGCCAGGACCGTCGCTTCCTTTATACCCACATGAAATCTTTGGAAAGCTATTTCCACTACCGCAACCTCGACGTGTCCACGCTCAAAGAGCTGGCCGCGCGATGGGCACCGGATGTGCGTGACAGCTTCAAGAAGGGCAGTACCCACCTGGCCCTGGACGACATCCGCGAATCCATCGCCGAGCTGCAGCACTACCGCAAGCATTTCATCAAGTTCTGA
- a CDS encoding trimeric intracellular cation channel family protein, with the protein MLLMLYLIAITTEAMTGALSAGRRGMDWFGVVLIACVTALGGGSVRDVLLGHYPLTWVKHPEYLVLTTAAAMITVFTARWMRHLRSLFLVLDAMGLVAFTLIGCITALEMGHGMLVASVSGVITGVFGGILRDIFCNDIPLIFRRELYASVSFAAAWCYMLCIYLQLPGEQSILITLFGGFLLRLLAIRFHWEMPKFVYNDEQ; encoded by the coding sequence ATGTTGCTGATGCTCTACTTGATCGCCATCACCACCGAAGCCATGACCGGCGCCCTCTCTGCCGGCCGACGCGGCATGGACTGGTTTGGTGTGGTGCTGATCGCTTGCGTCACGGCGCTGGGTGGCGGCTCGGTACGCGATGTGCTGCTCGGGCACTACCCGCTGACCTGGGTCAAACACCCGGAATACCTGGTGCTGACCACGGCTGCCGCCATGATCACGGTGTTCACGGCGCGCTGGATGCGGCATTTGCGCTCGCTGTTCCTGGTGCTCGACGCCATGGGCCTGGTGGCGTTCACCCTGATCGGCTGCATCACCGCCCTGGAAATGGGCCATGGCATGCTGGTGGCCTCTGTCAGCGGCGTGATCACCGGCGTCTTCGGCGGCATCCTGCGGGATATTTTCTGCAACGATATTCCGCTGATCTTCCGGCGTGAGCTATATGCCAGCGTTTCGTTTGCGGCGGCATGGTGTTACATGCTGTGTATCTACCTGCAATTACCCGGTGAACAATCGATTCTGATCACCCTGTTCGGTGGGTTTTTGCTGCGCTTGCTGGCGATCCGTTTCCACTGGGAAATGCCCAAGTTTGTTTATAATGACGAGCAGTGA
- a CDS encoding DUF6543 domain-containing protein, with protein sequence MVDVCSETCTGNSRNQFIEEKIPNWLNQALPHRRQALRQAPVAVADWYRTASEASHAALAQAIKTAWLSQSRLDKVFEPLADARRFAEPLLQKALKDRFGVELDVSRTFLRLYLPTGILKGYKVKTLSLLDAALHNFEAKESAASYFDSASCFISEPDARGHFNILSISKRIGIDAYISTCRDLDIGGQYSQQLEAILLPKDAVAKAGLEYRVKASQKDAFRAAVLLARMKGDIGADSQVLLLRLLDGVRSPAMHCYQLQIMTARLTGIMLLSGDLELSSSIEPLLVYIPDDPQHPIKEYPSTLAFRATLIEQLRSPAYQRFFARFIDHAQRGAFFAALDQQLNVVKWHPPQPADPRPAWRKTPIDKPVLRFHMHKVQSDPWQWLYQGALNKILNDARVIAVPTADEDRQSRWAFWDSLQNVASIILQVATLVAMPFVPFAGELMLAYTAYQLLDETFTGILDWAEGQVTQAADHLMGIAENLAQLAAFGTATAVVGRVLAVKPSTFVEGLKPVMLHDGRTRLWSPDLAPYEQSVSLPTGGATDELGLEYHAGKTFLTLESRTYEVAADPDSGAYHVRHPERPNAYRPRLNHNGEGAWAHEVERPMEWRGAQLFRRLGHSVAEFSDITARRILAVSGIDEAVLRDMHVHSRRPPALLEDSIRRFRLDERISTFRAQQLSADPAVYTRVDPQMQAQLLQMHGVRVSESQMRNGKGLQAIVESLDDAALKKLLGVNPRFGDSLPAIEVRCALLRARMADWVQVHRSELFNARELAFEHSTEEEIRQLRRFFPELPKTIGKELWRNAGASEHLRIHNRLGISRPMAYEALSYLRELRLSRACEGLYLDAVSHPDSDRIALHMFEKLSGWSTQVRLEVRGEQFTGTLLDSIGSPEAPVLGVLVRQNGKYQVHDASGGQLHGFDTLYGAVMHALPDAQRSALGLADPNQGSELKQLIQQQPLPSRAALRKLFAQPPVGPDARSPMGLALGRSGYLLGGGDFKTVESRPIDQRLRTLYPTLSEEDLADLRSERVAGDPLLAVARLENEYLTLVNELEIWVKAVPERHPLTGLPLDAGTVADQVRERQAFMEELKASWSRKHTSASPYEPYHFYLYLDIIGELPELSADFSHVTELVLGSHHQPLQGHGFLKGFTGLQFLTLEGINLETFPMEIFQMRRLESLTLNRCALRLSEATAEGLSRIESLKLLSLNDNPLGISPHLGFMKGLRDVYLHNAGLTEVPSGLSGLEHLSRVDLTFNEITEVPDEFFDIPDTRAIDIDLSDNPLRVQVVAGINDYLERSSLDRKILIRFDELSSDEGDFQSDFDDDSTDSAISSGEEGEGGGG encoded by the coding sequence ATGGTTGACGTATGTTCAGAGACTTGCACTGGTAATAGTCGTAATCAATTCATCGAAGAAAAAATCCCGAACTGGCTGAACCAGGCGTTACCTCACAGACGCCAGGCGCTGCGACAAGCGCCTGTCGCCGTTGCTGATTGGTACAGAACCGCATCAGAGGCCTCTCACGCTGCCCTGGCCCAGGCTATCAAGACTGCCTGGTTGTCGCAGTCCAGGCTCGATAAAGTGTTCGAGCCGCTTGCCGATGCCCGTCGGTTTGCCGAGCCTTTGCTCCAGAAGGCGTTGAAAGATCGTTTCGGTGTTGAACTGGATGTCTCCCGAACGTTTCTGCGGCTCTACCTGCCAACGGGCATTTTGAAGGGGTATAAAGTTAAAACCCTTTCCCTGCTTGATGCAGCGCTGCATAACTTTGAGGCGAAGGAGTCGGCTGCGAGTTACTTTGACAGTGCATCCTGTTTTATCAGTGAGCCCGATGCTCGTGGCCACTTCAATATTCTGTCGATTAGTAAGCGGATAGGTATTGATGCTTATATTTCGACTTGTCGCGATCTGGATATCGGTGGCCAGTACTCACAGCAATTGGAAGCCATCTTGTTACCGAAGGATGCGGTAGCCAAGGCCGGCCTGGAATACAGAGTAAAAGCCAGTCAAAAGGACGCGTTCAGAGCGGCTGTGTTGTTGGCGCGGATGAAAGGGGATATCGGCGCGGACTCACAGGTCTTGCTGTTGCGCCTGCTCGATGGTGTGCGCAGCCCGGCCATGCATTGTTATCAATTGCAGATCATGACGGCCCGGCTGACCGGGATCATGCTGCTGTCGGGTGATCTGGAGCTCTCCTCCAGTATTGAGCCGCTTTTGGTGTACATACCCGATGATCCACAGCATCCGATCAAGGAATATCCGTCGACGCTGGCGTTCAGGGCGACATTGATTGAGCAACTGCGCTCACCGGCCTACCAAAGGTTTTTTGCCCGGTTTATCGACCATGCGCAGCGCGGGGCTTTTTTTGCCGCGCTCGACCAGCAATTGAACGTTGTGAAGTGGCATCCCCCGCAACCTGCAGACCCACGACCTGCCTGGCGCAAAACGCCAATTGATAAACCCGTACTGCGATTTCACATGCATAAGGTTCAGAGTGACCCGTGGCAATGGCTATATCAGGGCGCGCTCAACAAAATCCTCAACGATGCACGCGTTATCGCTGTGCCCACGGCGGACGAAGACCGCCAGTCTCGCTGGGCGTTTTGGGACAGTCTGCAGAATGTAGCCTCCATCATTCTCCAGGTCGCCACCCTGGTGGCCATGCCGTTCGTGCCTTTCGCGGGCGAGTTGATGCTGGCCTACACCGCCTATCAATTGCTGGACGAAACCTTTACCGGCATTCTCGATTGGGCCGAAGGACAGGTTACCCAGGCGGCCGATCACCTGATGGGCATTGCCGAAAATCTGGCGCAGTTGGCGGCCTTCGGTACGGCGACGGCCGTGGTTGGCAGAGTGCTGGCGGTCAAACCATCGACATTTGTCGAGGGGCTCAAACCGGTGATGCTGCACGACGGTCGCACGCGTTTGTGGAGTCCCGACCTCGCGCCTTATGAGCAATCCGTCTCGTTACCGACGGGTGGTGCTACGGACGAACTGGGTCTCGAGTATCACGCTGGCAAGACTTTCCTCACACTTGAAAGTCGCACCTATGAAGTGGCTGCCGATCCTGATAGCGGCGCCTACCACGTGCGCCACCCGGAGCGGCCGAACGCCTATCGACCGCGCCTGAACCACAACGGCGAAGGCGCCTGGGCCCATGAAGTCGAGCGCCCAATGGAGTGGAGAGGTGCGCAGCTTTTCCGGCGTCTGGGGCACTCGGTTGCGGAATTTTCCGATATCACGGCAAGGCGCATTCTTGCAGTGAGTGGCATCGATGAGGCGGTGCTGCGGGACATGCATGTTCACTCACGGCGCCCGCCTGCGTTGCTTGAAGACAGCATTAGGCGGTTCAGGCTCGATGAACGAATCAGTACATTCCGTGCCCAACAGTTGAGCGCCGATCCTGCGGTGTATACGCGTGTCGATCCACAGATGCAGGCTCAACTGCTACAAATGCATGGGGTCCGCGTATCTGAAAGTCAAATGCGCAATGGCAAGGGCCTGCAAGCCATCGTTGAGTCATTGGACGATGCGGCGTTGAAAAAGCTTTTGGGTGTGAACCCGAGGTTTGGCGATTCTCTGCCGGCGATTGAAGTTCGCTGCGCGCTGTTACGTGCGCGCATGGCCGACTGGGTTCAGGTGCATCGCTCCGAGTTGTTCAACGCCAGAGAACTTGCGTTCGAACACAGCACCGAAGAGGAAATCCGACAATTACGGCGGTTTTTTCCCGAGCTGCCAAAAACCATCGGCAAGGAGCTATGGCGCAATGCAGGCGCTTCCGAGCATTTGCGAATTCACAACCGGCTCGGAATAAGCCGACCAATGGCGTACGAAGCGCTGTCTTATTTGCGAGAGTTGCGCCTCAGCCGAGCGTGTGAGGGCCTCTATCTGGACGCCGTCAGTCATCCGGACAGTGACAGGATCGCGCTGCACATGTTCGAAAAACTCAGCGGCTGGTCGACCCAAGTTCGCCTTGAGGTGCGCGGCGAACAGTTCACTGGCACATTGCTGGACAGCATTGGCAGTCCCGAGGCGCCTGTCCTTGGAGTGCTGGTCAGGCAGAACGGCAAGTATCAGGTCCATGATGCCTCTGGCGGGCAACTGCATGGATTCGACACCCTGTATGGCGCAGTGATGCATGCGCTTCCCGACGCGCAACGCTCGGCGCTGGGGCTGGCCGACCCGAACCAGGGCAGTGAGTTGAAACAGTTGATCCAGCAACAACCGTTACCCTCGCGCGCTGCGCTGCGAAAACTGTTTGCCCAGCCGCCAGTGGGCCCGGACGCCCGTTCGCCCATGGGGCTTGCGTTAGGACGGTCCGGTTATCTGTTGGGCGGTGGAGATTTCAAAACGGTCGAGTCGCGGCCCATCGATCAACGCTTGCGTACGCTTTATCCAACGCTTTCTGAAGAGGATCTGGCGGACTTGCGTAGCGAGCGAGTGGCCGGGGATCCATTGCTGGCCGTCGCCCGCCTGGAAAACGAATACCTCACGCTGGTCAATGAGCTGGAGATCTGGGTCAAGGCAGTCCCTGAGCGTCATCCGCTCACCGGTTTGCCACTGGATGCCGGTACTGTCGCGGATCAAGTCCGCGAAAGACAGGCCTTCATGGAAGAACTCAAAGCCAGTTGGTCGCGCAAGCATACCTCCGCAAGCCCGTATGAGCCTTACCACTTTTATCTGTACCTCGACATCATCGGCGAGCTGCCGGAACTGTCGGCCGATTTTAGCCATGTGACCGAGTTGGTCTTGGGAAGTCATCATCAGCCCTTGCAAGGACATGGCTTTCTGAAGGGGTTTACCGGGCTGCAGTTTCTTACGCTGGAGGGGATCAATCTGGAGACTTTCCCCATGGAAATTTTTCAGATGCGCCGCCTGGAGTCATTGACGCTCAACCGTTGCGCCTTGCGTCTTTCCGAGGCTACGGCAGAAGGGCTGTCACGCATTGAAAGCCTGAAGTTGTTGAGTCTCAATGACAATCCACTGGGGATCAGTCCACACCTGGGATTCATGAAGGGACTGCGTGACGTTTATTTGCATAATGCCGGGTTGACTGAAGTACCTTCAGGCCTGTCTGGGCTTGAACATCTATCGAGGGTTGATCTGACATTCAATGAAATTACCGAAGTGCCGGATGAGTTTTTTGATATTCCGGATACTCGCGCTATTGATATTGATCTCAGTGACAATCCATTGAGGGTGCAGGTTGTCGCTGGAATTAATGATTATCTCGAGCGCTCGAGTCTTGATCGAAAGATTTTGATTCGATTTGACGAGTTGTCGTCTGATGAGGGCGATTTTCAAAGTGACTTTGATGATGATTCAACAGACAGTGCAATCAGTAGCGGTGAAGAGGGAGAGGGAGGGGGAGGCTGA